Proteins encoded together in one Xenopus laevis strain J_2021 chromosome 6L, Xenopus_laevis_v10.1, whole genome shotgun sequence window:
- the LOC108719374 gene encoding acrosin, whose amino-acid sequence MTRQKMKFLPIFFIFIIFYQFFESESAIGGICGNQPIYQGSRIVGGQNAPPGKWPWMVSIQHPVRKDFSHICGGSVLNENWVLTAAHCFKHLQSKEETNTWRLVFGANDLMFLDSSVQIRRIKEVIWPKAYDPKTEANDIALMRLDKPIEFTGYVQPACFPSESANVEKKTDCYIAGWGVIEEESGEPSEVLQEAKVHQIDSKKCNSKDWYNGAIGEYNLCAGHEKGGIDSCQGDSGGPLMCKTPRSRVYAVVGITSWGSGCARGKKPGVYTSTKYFIKWIASKVEKDEKEKPKIMRKRSILKNIIMPNGQLPEAENVGLTKTLKGIQANTVQPTAEVQEDPYGREKGAQVQSGHIREKPKPEKTAQPPSESILNRIMSWLLTNIRWTPVPTVKIT is encoded by the exons ATGACAAGACAGAAAATGAAGTTCTTAccaattttctttatatttattatattttatcaattttttgAATCTGAGAGTGCCATCGGTGGTA TTTGTGGAAACCAACCTATATACCAGGGCTCCCGGATTGTTGGAGGACAAAATGCCCCACCTGGGAAGTGGCCATGGATGGTTAGCATCCAGCACCCTGTTAGGAAAGATTTCTCGCATATTTGCGGAGGAAGTGTCTTGAATGAAAATTGGGTTCTGACCGCAGCCCATTGTTTTAAGCATCTGCAAAG CAAGGAAGAAACAAATACATGGAGACTCGTGTTTGGAGCAAACGACTTAATGTTTCTCGACTCATCTGTGCAAATCAGAAGGATAAAAGAAGTCATATGGCCCAAAGCCTATGATCCAAAAACAGAGGCAAATGACATTGCCCTGATGCGGTTAGACAAGCCTATTGAGTTTACCGGTTATGTGCAGCCGGCTTGTTTCCCATCAGAGTCTGCTAATGTTGAGAAAAAGACTGACTGTTACATTGCAGGATGGGGAGTTATAGAAGAAGAAT CTGGAGAACCATCAGAAGTTTTGCAAGAAGCCAAAGTGCATCAAATTGATTCCAAGAAATGTAACTCCAAAGACTGGTATAACGGCGCCATAGGGGAATACAACCTATGTGCAGGCCATGAGAAAGGAGGGATCGACAGTTGCCAG GGAGACAGCGGAGGACCTTTAATGTGCAAAACTCCAAGATCAAGGGTCTATGCTGTAGTCGGAATAACCAGTTGGGGATCAGGCTGCGCAAGAGGCAAAAAGCCGGGTGTTTACACTTCCACCAAATACTTTATAAAGTGGATTGCAAGTAAAGTTGAGAAAGATGAGAAAGAGAAGCCAAAAATCATGAGGAAACGATCAATTCTGAAAAACATCATTATGCCCAATGGACAACTTCCAGAAGCGGAGAATGTAGGGTTAACCAAAACCCTCAAAGGAATTCAAGCAAATACTGTTCAACCAACTGCAGAAGTGCAAGAGGATCCGTATGGCAGAGAAAAAGGGGCACAAGTTCAATCTGGACACATAAGAGAAAAGCCGAAACCTGAAAAAACAGCGCAACCACCATCTGAAAGCATTCTGAATAGAATTATGAGTTGGTTACTTACAAATATACGATGGACACCTGTTCCAACTGTAAAAATTACTTAG
- the slc25a32.L gene encoding solute carrier family 25 (mitochondrial folate carrier), member 32 L homeolog: MAAPSDPALPANPLNAARQVFGHVRYENLVAGLSGGVISTLVLHPLDLVKIRFAVSDGLELRPKYRGIVHCLATVWQREGLRGLYQGVTPNMWGAGASWGLYFFFYNAVKAYKKEGRAEDLSAVEHLLSAAGAGALTLCFTNPIWVTKTRLVLQYDAGIDSSKRQYRGMFHALGKIYRNEGIPGLYKGFVPGLLGTSHGALQFMAYEELKMEYNKYLNRPSDTKLGTLEYITMAALSKIFAVSTTYPYQVVRARLQDQHNRYTGVLDVISRTWRKEGVQGFYKGIVPNIIRVTPACCITFVVYEKVSHFLLDFRKHRD, encoded by the exons ATGGCTGCTCCTTCTGACCCAGCTCTGCCGGCGAATCCCCTGAATGCTGCGAGGCAGGTGTTTGGCCACGTCCGTTATGAGAACCTGGTGGCCGGGCTGAGCGGCGGAGTCATTTCCACTCTGGTGCTGCACCCGCTCGACTTGGTTAAGATCCGATTCGCAG ttaGCGATGGCCTGGAGTTACGGCCCAAATACAGAGGCATCGTGCACTGTTTGGCCACAGTTTGGCAGCGAGAGGGGCTGCGGGGTCTGTACCAAGGAGTCACCCCGAATATGTGGGGAGCCGGAGCCTCTTGGGGCTTGTACTTCTTCTT cTATAATGCTGTTAAAGCCTACAAGAAAGAAGGGAGAGCAGAAGACCTGAGTGCTGTGGAGCACCTTTTATCTGCTGCTGGTGCAG GAGCCTTAACTCTATGCTTTACAAACCCAATATGGGTTACTAAGACCCGGCTGGTTCTGCAATATGATGCTGGGATTGACTCCTCAAAGCGTCAGTACCGAGGAATGTTCCATGCACTTGGCAAGATTTACAGGAACGAGGGCATACCTGGGCTCTACAAG GGGTTTGTCCCAGGCCTGCTAGGAACCTCCCACGGGGCTCTCCAATTTATGGCCTACGAGGAACTTAAGATGGAGTACAATAAGTATCTAAACCGCCCCAGCGACACAAAACTG GGCACACTAGAATATATCACAATGGCAGCGCTCTCTAAAATATTTGCAGTCAGCACTACTTACCCTTACCAGGTGGTGCGTGCGAGGTTACAGGATCAGCACAACAGATATACAGGTGTTCTAGATGTGATCAGCAGGACATGGAG GAAAGAAGGAGTTCAAGGCTTTTATAAAGGGATTGTTCCTAACATTATACGAGTGACCCCTGCTTGCTGCATCACTTTTGTGGTGTATGAGAAAGTGTCTCACTTCCTACTCGACTTCAGGAAACACAGAGATTGA